Proteins encoded within one genomic window of Oscillospiraceae bacterium:
- a CDS encoding discoidin domain-containing protein, whose protein sequence is MRGRRKWLAVVLAVALVLPLCPVPATLAAENNNLARGKSVTASGFANSGWVAANLTDGDYTKGWSSASWGANQTGNAWVEIDLGADVILNTVAIRARSVDGAIVCYPVTFTIETRTASGQSVTVVSQTDAPPPTVAEPTAVYTFDYVTARYVRLTATKVNAKADAFYVQLMELEINGSDLTSLVAQAQTFTADMFKPSSWQTLQNAIAAAEAALGTPGVTLSELNAAYAALEAAMRADLVLDKTSVNMKVGDTQKITSAPDQGVIWSSNAPNIASVDQTGHITGLKPGSVIVTAVLDGITRACSVTVKSATTEIVAGGYEIDMQQLPKVYFAQHPEWKEIYDAVWQMHKSNIAKAQLAMNPEDVYFVDEAFSPTIYGWDTMFMMMFDKWGVNQFPTLQSLDNFYYYSGSDNTGKSIGEISGGFSASATYTNLFYDSEAPWSGSGVFGNANASVAKTQTQLRSPDFVTALNAASGTGTWAPDTGGVNQGFPLFAASPVSVTAPSSFAGSGTETDPYQITSAADLETLAVRVNSGAEDTVGKFYLLIDDITLTGQKNHTPIGMDAAGRRFSGTFDGGYHTISGIHIYTSEATQGLFGYVDGGTVKNVGVIGAVIESGIKSGAVSEPGGNCGAIAGQAKNGAKIINCFSRDAYVHVKNAAAGGIVGLLETNSIVENCYSVGFMCGADAYAGGIVALEQGGNCTVKNCYASGEVTHNGNGYIPRKRTESNGNSEYYYTSVLGLNPPLWAWAEWEQYQIHGDIARFNKVINGKTIYQRLSEHFAFIEREKKVENGLYGKTSGDANGLDDSPNQDYPWVTGTGGKGEQTYNDLSIQQAQQAYYLALIAKDLGKSKDYEYFADQHRRISALINELMWDEDAGMYSNLDTDGYTHTNISTPTNLWALIGRVATPERAQRIVEAHALNSEKLFRPNGLATLAYDYPGDSSGRSAFSAKGKYWNGSMWAPTAYQYIKGLSAANYGDIAFNEAIRHVNTLYDTYKKGREGAFASTVWECYSPEYLRPATSKNDSGMARPNFVGWTGCLGIGIVLEDLLGLRVSAPLNTVYWTPRLTEANGVEDIWYSTDGASNTVDILAEARLNASDDVTFTVRCDRAFTLTVTNAGVETTFDVPAGEQTLTANGPKSLPNTPTLDMTVSLFNMSDITITKAGADAGTLDYVSFTADKNAAIADGTQNQAHKTGCDQIYNVNTVGTRTYTLRESVQMAALGFTDAYELVRKPLNSIQYSDEGFMVMAEADNTYKMLKIVVGVKNTTAQMTARLSDGSAVRASQTLTADAAEKIYVVTVPFRAASEGQYVYVEYRIPYDAASNADISLKGIFLVSIDGLPSILTNADVTASDASIVVKADDAPGETNDGYAIYVSKNGEMPVRYEHPSLPFDVPGIENLNKYTVQMAGVKGGVEGLLSSAVTVIPEPAGMTDTDRAAVDLAATLPQIFGENIWGEGVIEIRTNLNPAVLGILYGSRFTLSSSTDGGKYGLSNDGAVTRPLSHSALYTDVVVTANLNGAAASRTLSVVLPPVDLAVEPYAMGGDYVPTSGGIDLTALGDKDWLQLSTRDYTDYAKKASGVSAITNFTHLDPSYRELA, encoded by the coding sequence ATGAGAGGAAGAAGAAAATGGCTGGCCGTCGTACTGGCGGTAGCTCTGGTGCTACCGCTGTGTCCGGTCCCAGCCACGTTGGCCGCCGAGAACAACAATCTGGCGCGTGGGAAAAGCGTCACCGCGTCCGGTTTTGCCAATTCCGGGTGGGTTGCAGCCAATCTGACAGATGGAGATTACACCAAAGGCTGGAGCAGCGCAAGCTGGGGGGCAAACCAAACCGGAAACGCATGGGTTGAGATTGACCTTGGCGCAGACGTCATCCTCAATACGGTGGCCATACGCGCACGCAGCGTTGACGGTGCAATCGTATGTTACCCGGTGACATTCACCATAGAAACAAGGACGGCAAGTGGACAGAGTGTTACCGTCGTCAGTCAAACCGACGCCCCGCCCCCAACGGTGGCCGAACCAACTGCCGTATATACATTCGACTACGTCACCGCAAGATACGTTCGGCTTACAGCGACAAAAGTAAACGCCAAGGCGGACGCTTTCTATGTCCAGCTCATGGAGTTGGAGATCAACGGAAGCGATCTGACTTCCCTGGTGGCACAGGCCCAAACGTTCACGGCGGACATGTTCAAACCTTCGTCCTGGCAAACGCTCCAAAACGCAATCGCCGCCGCCGAGGCCGCGCTAGGCACCCCCGGCGTGACATTGTCGGAGTTAAATGCCGCTTATGCCGCGCTGGAAGCCGCCATGCGCGCCGATTTGGTACTCGACAAAACAAGTGTCAATATGAAAGTCGGCGATACACAGAAAATAACCTCGGCGCCGGACCAAGGCGTCATTTGGTCTTCGAACGCCCCAAATATCGCCTCCGTTGACCAAACCGGACACATAACCGGCCTGAAACCTGGCAGCGTTATCGTGACCGCCGTGCTGGACGGCATAACGCGGGCGTGCTCTGTCACCGTGAAGTCGGCCACGACCGAAATCGTCGCGGGCGGTTATGAGATCGATATGCAGCAACTCCCCAAGGTTTATTTCGCACAACACCCCGAGTGGAAAGAAATATATGATGCGGTGTGGCAGATGCATAAAAGCAACATCGCAAAGGCGCAGTTGGCCATGAACCCCGAAGACGTTTACTTTGTTGACGAGGCGTTCAGCCCGACCATTTACGGCTGGGACACCATGTTTATGATGATGTTTGACAAGTGGGGCGTCAATCAGTTCCCGACGCTGCAGTCTCTGGACAATTTCTACTACTATTCCGGTTCCGACAACACGGGCAAGTCCATCGGCGAGATCTCCGGCGGATTCAGCGCGAGTGCCACGTACACAAACCTGTTTTACGACAGCGAGGCGCCTTGGAGCGGCTCCGGTGTATTCGGCAACGCAAACGCTTCGGTCGCCAAAACACAGACGCAGTTGCGTTCTCCGGATTTTGTGACGGCACTCAACGCGGCGAGCGGCACCGGCACGTGGGCGCCGGATACGGGCGGCGTCAACCAAGGTTTCCCTCTGTTCGCGGCGTCTCCGGTCTCCGTGACGGCCCCGTCGTCCTTCGCGGGCAGCGGCACCGAAACAGATCCCTATCAGATCACGAGTGCCGCCGACCTTGAGACGCTGGCCGTCAGGGTCAACAGCGGCGCGGAGGACACTGTCGGGAAATTCTATCTGCTCATCGACGACATCACACTCACCGGACAGAAAAATCACACGCCCATCGGTATGGATGCGGCAGGGCGACGGTTCTCCGGCACGTTCGACGGCGGTTATCACACCATCTCAGGTATACACATCTACACAAGCGAAGCCACACAGGGCCTGTTTGGTTATGTGGACGGCGGAACCGTGAAAAACGTCGGCGTCATCGGCGCGGTGATCGAATCCGGCATCAAGAGCGGCGCCGTCAGCGAACCCGGCGGGAACTGCGGCGCCATTGCCGGGCAGGCAAAGAACGGCGCAAAAATCATCAACTGTTTCTCGCGCGACGCCTATGTGCACGTCAAGAATGCGGCAGCCGGCGGCATTGTTGGCTTGCTGGAAACAAACAGCATCGTCGAGAATTGTTACTCCGTGGGATTCATGTGCGGCGCGGACGCCTACGCGGGCGGTATCGTGGCCCTTGAGCAGGGCGGAAACTGCACTGTAAAAAACTGTTATGCCAGCGGTGAAGTAACACACAACGGCAACGGGTACATACCTCGCAAACGCACGGAATCAAACGGCAATTCGGAGTATTATTACACCAGCGTACTGGGGCTCAATCCCCCGCTGTGGGCATGGGCTGAATGGGAGCAATATCAGATTCACGGCGACATTGCACGCTTCAACAAGGTGATTAACGGAAAGACAATTTATCAGCGTTTGAGCGAGCATTTCGCGTTCATTGAACGTGAGAAAAAGGTGGAAAACGGATTGTACGGCAAGACGAGCGGCGATGCAAACGGTCTTGACGACTCACCGAATCAGGACTACCCGTGGGTGACGGGTACGGGCGGCAAGGGCGAGCAGACATACAACGACTTGAGCATTCAGCAGGCCCAGCAGGCATATTATCTGGCTCTCATCGCCAAAGATCTGGGCAAATCGAAAGATTATGAGTACTTTGCAGACCAACACCGGCGGATTTCCGCACTGATCAACGAGTTGATGTGGGACGAAGATGCTGGGATGTATTCCAATCTCGACACAGACGGATACACCCACACAAACATATCCACACCGACAAATCTGTGGGCGCTAATTGGCCGTGTGGCGACGCCGGAGCGCGCACAGCGGATCGTCGAGGCGCACGCGCTGAATTCCGAGAAATTGTTCAGACCCAACGGGCTGGCCACCCTGGCTTATGATTATCCAGGCGACAGCAGCGGACGTTCGGCGTTCAGCGCGAAAGGGAAATACTGGAACGGATCTATGTGGGCGCCGACCGCCTATCAATACATCAAAGGACTCTCCGCGGCAAACTACGGCGACATCGCTTTTAATGAAGCCATCCGTCATGTAAACACACTGTACGACACATATAAGAAGGGCCGCGAAGGTGCGTTTGCCTCCACGGTTTGGGAATGCTATTCGCCCGAATATTTGCGTCCCGCGACCAGCAAAAATGACAGTGGTATGGCGCGTCCGAATTTCGTCGGCTGGACTGGCTGTCTCGGCATTGGGATCGTGCTGGAAGACTTGCTGGGTCTGCGTGTCAGCGCCCCACTGAACACAGTCTACTGGACGCCGCGCCTCACCGAAGCCAACGGTGTGGAAGACATTTGGTATTCGACAGACGGCGCTTCCAATACGGTTGACATCCTCGCTGAAGCCAGGTTGAACGCATCAGACGACGTCACCTTCACGGTGCGTTGCGACCGCGCCTTCACACTGACGGTGACCAATGCGGGCGTCGAGACCACCTTCGATGTGCCGGCGGGAGAACAAACACTGACGGCGAACGGGCCGAAGTCGCTGCCCAACACCCCGACGCTGGATATGACTGTCTCTCTGTTCAACATGTCTGACATCACGATCACAAAAGCCGGCGCGGACGCGGGCACGCTCGACTACGTATCATTCACAGCGGACAAGAACGCGGCGATCGCGGACGGCACACAAAACCAGGCGCACAAAACTGGCTGCGATCAAATTTACAATGTGAACACTGTTGGCACCCGCACGTACACGTTGCGTGAGAGTGTGCAAATGGCTGCGCTCGGTTTTACCGACGCCTATGAACTGGTCAGGAAACCTCTAAACAGCATCCAATACAGTGACGAAGGTTTCATGGTCATGGCCGAGGCCGACAACACCTATAAGATGCTTAAGATCGTTGTCGGCGTCAAGAACACGACAGCCCAGATGACGGCGCGGCTCTCTGACGGTTCGGCAGTTCGTGCTTCACAAACGCTCACAGCGGACGCGGCAGAGAAGATCTATGTCGTTACTGTGCCCTTCCGCGCGGCCTCGGAAGGACAATATGTTTATGTCGAGTATCGCATACCGTACGACGCGGCTTCCAATGCGGACATCAGTCTCAAAGGGATTTTCCTTGTGAGCATCGACGGGCTGCCATCCATACTCACAAATGCCGATGTGACGGCCTCCGACGCAAGCATCGTCGTAAAAGCCGACGACGCGCCCGGCGAAACAAATGACGGCTACGCCATTTATGTGAGTAAGAACGGCGAGATGCCCGTACGTTACGAGCATCCGTCGCTGCCGTTTGACGTGCCGGGTATCGAAAATCTCAACAAATATACGGTCCAAATGGCCGGCGTCAAAGGCGGAGTCGAGGGACTTCTGAGCAGCGCGGTCACTGTGATACCAGAACCTGCCGGGATGACCGACACCGACAGGGCCGCTGTGGATTTGGCCGCCACTTTGCCGCAAATCTTCGGTGAAAATATTTGGGGCGAGGGTGTGATTGAAATACGCACGAACCTAAACCCAGCTGTCCTGGGCATTTTGTATGGCAGCCGCTTTACGCTGTCCAGTTCCACCGACGGCGGCAAATACGGTCTGTCAAATGACGGCGCAGTCACGCGACCGCTTTCCCACAGCGCTTTGTACACGGACGTCGTCGTCACCGCCAATCTGAACGGCGCCGCCGCCAGCAGGACACTGAGCGTGGTATTGCCGCCTGTGGATTTGGCGGTCGAACCCTACGCAATGGGCGGCGATTATGTGCCGACGAGCGGCGGTATCGACCTGACCGCCCTCGGCGACAAGGACTGGCTGCAGCTCAGCACCAGAGACTACACGGATTATGCAAAGAAAGCTTCCGGCGTAAGCGCTATCACAAACTTCACCCATTTGGATCCGTCCTACCGAGAACTGGC
- a CDS encoding flotillin family protein → MPVETVVLLVVVTVFVFSMFVVVLSRYRKCPSDKIMVIYGKVGTNPDGSPRSARCIHGGAAFVWPVIQAYQYLDLTPLTISVDLTNALSHQNIRVDVPSRFTVGISTEYGIMQNAAERLLGLKMPEVHELAKDIMFGQLRLVIATMDIEEINTDRDKFLEAVSHNVETELKKIGLRLINVNVTDITDESGYIEALGKEAAAKAINDAKQSVAEKNRDGATGVARAHKDERIAVAEADATAVEGENRAKVTIAQSDATRREQEAEALRRATAAEQTAQARALEEAYAAQQLAEQARAVRDETTGQADIIVNARIAKERLELEADADAEQARRRARGDADAIFARMEAQARGALEILGKQAEGFGKLVAAAGGTPDAAVQLMLADKIEELVKVQVEAVKNLRIDKVTVWDSMNGEGGSPTTSNFLAGLMKSIPPLSEAFKMAGMRVPEFLGTERTEPPEYTGTREETQPPETETGEPEVG, encoded by the coding sequence ATGCCGGTTGAAACTGTTGTATTGCTCGTCGTTGTGACTGTGTTTGTGTTTTCTATGTTTGTCGTCGTGCTCTCGCGTTATCGCAAGTGCCCGTCGGACAAGATCATGGTCATCTACGGCAAGGTCGGCACGAATCCGGACGGGAGTCCGCGGTCGGCCAGATGTATCCACGGAGGGGCCGCCTTCGTCTGGCCGGTGATTCAGGCCTACCAATACCTAGATCTGACGCCGCTGACGATCAGCGTCGACCTGACCAACGCGCTGTCTCACCAAAACATACGCGTGGACGTCCCGTCGCGGTTTACGGTGGGGATCTCGACGGAATACGGCATCATGCAGAACGCGGCGGAGCGTCTGCTGGGGTTGAAGATGCCGGAGGTGCACGAGCTGGCCAAGGACATCATGTTTGGGCAGCTGCGTCTTGTCATCGCTACGATGGATATCGAGGAGATAAACACTGACCGAGACAAGTTTCTGGAGGCCGTGTCTCACAATGTGGAGACGGAACTCAAGAAGATAGGTCTGCGCCTTATAAACGTCAACGTGACCGACATCACCGACGAATCCGGTTACATAGAGGCACTGGGCAAGGAGGCGGCCGCGAAGGCGATAAACGACGCCAAGCAGAGTGTGGCGGAGAAGAACAGAGACGGCGCGACGGGCGTGGCGCGCGCGCACAAGGACGAGCGCATCGCGGTCGCCGAGGCAGATGCGACGGCCGTTGAGGGAGAAAACCGCGCGAAGGTCACGATAGCGCAGTCGGACGCGACAAGGCGCGAGCAGGAGGCCGAGGCGCTGCGCCGTGCGACGGCGGCCGAACAGACGGCGCAGGCGCGCGCCCTCGAAGAGGCGTACGCCGCCCAGCAGCTTGCCGAGCAAGCGAGGGCGGTGCGCGACGAGACGACGGGGCAGGCTGACATCATAGTCAACGCGCGGATCGCCAAGGAGAGGCTGGAGCTCGAAGCCGATGCGGACGCCGAGCAGGCGCGCCGCCGGGCGAGGGGCGATGCGGACGCCATCTTTGCCAGGATGGAGGCGCAGGCGCGCGGCGCTTTGGAGATACTTGGAAAGCAGGCGGAAGGCTTTGGCAAGCTTGTGGCGGCGGCCGGTGGGACGCCGGACGCGGCTGTTCAATTGATGCTCGCCGATAAGATAGAGGAGCTTGTCAAGGTACAGGTCGAGGCTGTCAAGAACCTGCGGATAGACAAGGTCACCGTCTGGGATTCAATGAACGGCGAGGGTGGCTCGCCGACGACGTCAAACTTTCTTGCAGGGCTCATGAAGTCGATTCCGCCGCTGAGCGAGGCCTTTAAAATGGCCGGCATGCGCGTACCGGAATTTTTAGGCACGGAGCGCACGGAACCGCCAGAATATACCGGGACGCGCGAGGAGACACAGCCGCCGGAAACCGAAACCGGTGAGCCAGAGGTCGGATAA
- a CDS encoding NPCBM/NEW2 domain-containing protein, whose protein sequence is MKSKKTLLAVALTAALVLSLCPVPAALAVENIPAPAVAQQLTPTMGWSSWNCFGLSINEERILSQADALVSTGLAKAGYVYLNIDDGYQNGRDPVTNRVRYNETLFPNGMKYIADYAHSLGLKAGMYSDAGDNTCGSGNTNPYGLDVGLWRYEEQDLRMYLEEWGYDYIKVDWCGGGHARLNEQEQYTKIGRIIRQISEETGSWKVFNVCRWMFPGEWVLDVADSWRTSGDINASWGSILSEIDSMKPLTKYAGPGHFNDPDMLEVGNGNLTPDQNKSHFSMWCMLAAPLVLGNDLTQISQTTLDILTNEEVVALDQDPAGLQASVAKSTGDGEVWVKDLGYAGSNTKAVAFFNRSGAPIELSINWRDIGLEGRVTARDLWLHDEVDVDEGYSASLPPHGIVVLKVTGEPTGSSATLQADFSEAPDTVDLTAAGSLDWYYFAENVRKQGGGILSGLVSDGAVPSVRDARTSYAWSDASGETPAGGGASGLALTGAGDFVELTVPTRADTQLISLYLGAENARLRIDATIGVKQVTDFFEGESGLYRVRFSAPGAASLTVRITLEETFGDDAALRLEAASLVIPIQILSQNVSLADKPAAVNLTEEGTGDWLQLGTVSGANVHRKATGGAQLSFVSNGSATGNYTNAAAAYSWTDGSPVASASGLRSGQGYGGGSGSAGSSYGQFNAPSDTRTRTVKAYVGGYMAQVRITVTLAGQLIFSDTIENQTGKVDRVVTVTYATDQPATLSIRWGVEVSYSNGSVSCEAITMTAVDPLPVTENFLFGSGMPIAGGDVTLDRADALDWVSFGGSAGAGAARKAGVQSITNYARPAGAVLTSAGGPVTYHWQGGSGGGGAALSGEGSWFEFSVLSPGEGLHRADVYFGVESAVAAVAASVGNENYTYGLYNLAGGQSAVVSLWFRSDEPLRFRFRLDDTFPGESALRLDAVVLSDDDAVVAYPTVTPAEGALHLRTEFIAYSGPAARLTAASYSAVGTLHALDIRDAAAPEDGLLTVENTVPVPETGTLRLFLWDSALAPLRDAVALGLPYTDVTPLSAPRAYIGGLTAKAKVQSGALLLDVRSPEAYEERHAEGAVGIPYAELLMHTGDLPDDKGREIVVYGTSAAESAKAALLLRYLGYGNVFDLRGLDNWFARPSVTLPTTQANRFATLPIRAIFSSVSLYDDVERLYSLGADSTIGDALPYPAEGIALESSDTVKVYALHNGTVYAEDEAYYDVYIAQPLPDVTPNLPVGVLTWTRNTTGWGTTKVNTSINGNPLRIAGHTFSMGIGTHAPAEIEFAIPEGATRFIAVAGPDDEEKNDSSWPGAAYTQYSVYIDGVLAAQSLQLTMDQYHVFDIEIPEDAAAMRLYVDSTEDGMNWDHADWALAGFVTPELPVIPNYEIDAYVSDLEWVSAATGWGTVRRDRSVDNNVLSIGGYTFEKGIGAHAVSDVVVAIPEGTVKFVAVAGCDTEVTDRNYFTNYEVIFDTGEKFVSPERMPYGSFHVFDIDIPEGAATLRLHGDVGVTGSGGTINYAHTDWGIAGFIKADLPASR, encoded by the coding sequence ATGAAAAGCAAGAAAACTCTGCTGGCTGTGGCACTGACGGCGGCCCTGGTGTTGTCGCTGTGCCCGGTCCCGGCCGCGCTGGCCGTCGAGAACATCCCTGCGCCTGCGGTGGCGCAGCAGCTCACGCCCACGATGGGTTGGTCCTCGTGGAATTGCTTCGGCCTCAGTATCAACGAGGAGAGAATCCTCTCTCAGGCGGATGCCCTCGTCAGCACGGGGCTCGCGAAAGCCGGGTATGTCTACTTAAACATCGACGACGGCTACCAAAACGGCCGCGACCCTGTGACAAACCGGGTGCGGTACAACGAGACGCTCTTCCCGAACGGCATGAAATACATTGCCGACTACGCGCACAGCCTCGGGTTGAAGGCAGGTATGTATTCAGACGCCGGCGACAACACCTGCGGCTCTGGCAACACAAATCCCTATGGTCTGGACGTGGGTCTGTGGCGGTATGAGGAGCAGGACCTTCGGATGTATCTCGAGGAGTGGGGGTACGATTACATTAAGGTGGACTGGTGCGGCGGGGGCCACGCGCGTCTCAATGAGCAGGAACAGTACACCAAGATAGGGCGGATCATCCGGCAGATCTCCGAGGAGACCGGGAGCTGGAAGGTTTTCAATGTCTGTCGCTGGATGTTCCCCGGCGAATGGGTGTTGGATGTGGCCGATTCCTGGCGCACCTCCGGCGACATCAACGCCAGCTGGGGTTCTATCTTGAGTGAGATCGACTCCATGAAGCCGCTTACAAAGTACGCCGGCCCGGGTCATTTCAACGACCCCGACATGCTGGAGGTCGGAAACGGCAACCTGACGCCGGATCAAAACAAATCCCACTTCAGCATGTGGTGCATGCTGGCCGCGCCGCTGGTGCTCGGCAATGACCTGACTCAGATCTCGCAAACCACTCTCGACATCCTGACCAATGAAGAAGTGGTCGCGTTGGATCAAGACCCCGCCGGCCTTCAGGCCAGTGTGGCGAAAAGCACGGGCGACGGCGAAGTCTGGGTCAAGGACCTCGGCTACGCGGGCTCGAACACCAAGGCCGTGGCGTTCTTCAACCGGAGCGGCGCGCCGATCGAGCTGTCTATCAACTGGCGGGACATCGGCCTGGAGGGACGCGTCACCGCCCGTGACCTGTGGCTGCACGATGAGGTCGATGTGGATGAGGGCTACAGCGCCTCCCTTCCGCCTCACGGTATCGTGGTGCTGAAGGTGACCGGCGAGCCGACCGGTTCGTCGGCTACGCTGCAGGCCGACTTTTCCGAGGCCCCCGACACCGTGGACCTGACGGCGGCCGGCAGCCTCGACTGGTACTATTTCGCGGAGAACGTGCGCAAGCAAGGCGGCGGAATTCTCTCCGGCCTTGTCTCCGACGGAGCCGTGCCGAGCGTCCGCGACGCCCGCACGTCATACGCCTGGAGCGACGCCTCGGGCGAGACGCCCGCCGGCGGCGGCGCCTCCGGTCTGGCCCTCACGGGGGCGGGGGATTTCGTCGAACTCACAGTGCCCACTCGGGCGGACACACAGCTTATCTCCCTCTACCTCGGCGCCGAAAACGCTCGGTTGCGGATCGACGCGACGATCGGCGTCAAACAGGTCACAGACTTTTTCGAGGGTGAGAGCGGGCTGTATCGGGTCCGCTTCAGCGCGCCGGGCGCCGCCTCGCTGACAGTCCGGATCACATTGGAAGAGACGTTCGGCGACGACGCCGCGCTCCGCCTGGAGGCGGCCAGCTTGGTGATTCCAATACAGATTCTTTCCCAGAACGTCTCATTGGCCGACAAGCCGGCTGCCGTCAACCTTACCGAAGAGGGCACGGGGGACTGGCTGCAGCTCGGCACCGTCTCGGGCGCCAATGTCCACCGAAAAGCGACCGGCGGCGCACAGCTTTCCTTTGTCAGCAACGGAAGCGCCACCGGCAACTACACAAACGCGGCGGCAGCCTACAGCTGGACGGACGGAAGTCCCGTGGCGTCGGCCTCGGGCCTGCGCTCGGGCCAGGGTTACGGCGGCGGCAGCGGCAGCGCGGGGTCGTCTTACGGCCAGTTCAACGCCCCCTCGGACACTCGGACGCGCACCGTCAAAGCCTATGTGGGCGGCTACATGGCACAGGTACGTATCACCGTCACACTGGCCGGGCAGCTGATCTTCAGCGACACCATTGAGAACCAAACTGGTAAAGTTGACCGGGTCGTAACCGTGACTTACGCGACGGACCAACCCGCCACGCTGAGCATCCGCTGGGGCGTTGAAGTCTCTTATAGCAACGGCAGCGTCTCGTGCGAAGCCATCACGATGACGGCCGTCGACCCGCTGCCCGTCACCGAGAATTTCCTCTTCGGATCCGGGATGCCAATCGCGGGCGGAGATGTGACGCTGGACCGCGCGGATGCGCTCGATTGGGTGAGTTTCGGCGGCTCGGCCGGCGCCGGCGCCGCGCGCAAAGCCGGCGTACAGTCCATCACCAACTACGCCAGACCGGCCGGCGCAGTCCTCACGTCCGCCGGCGGTCCGGTGACATATCACTGGCAGGGCGGCAGCGGCGGCGGCGGCGCGGCGCTCTCCGGCGAGGGCAGTTGGTTTGAGTTCTCCGTCCTGTCCCCCGGCGAGGGCCTGCATCGCGCCGACGTCTACTTCGGCGTGGAGAGTGCCGTGGCCGCGGTCGCCGCATCGGTGGGCAATGAGAATTACACTTACGGTCTCTACAACCTCGCGGGCGGGCAGAGCGCCGTCGTCTCCCTGTGGTTCCGGTCGGACGAGCCCCTGCGGTTCCGTTTCAGGCTGGACGACACATTCCCGGGCGAGAGCGCCCTGCGGCTGGATGCCGTGGTCCTCAGCGACGACGACGCCGTCGTCGCCTACCCGACCGTCACCCCGGCGGAGGGCGCCCTGCACCTGCGCACAGAATTTATCGCGTACAGCGGGCCGGCGGCCCGGCTGACCGCCGCCTCGTACAGCGCGGTCGGTACACTTCACGCGCTCGATATACGCGACGCGGCCGCGCCGGAAGACGGTCTCCTGACCGTGGAAAATACCGTACCGGTTCCCGAAACCGGTACACTGCGCCTCTTCCTCTGGGACAGCGCCCTGGCGCCGCTTCGCGACGCCGTCGCGCTGGGTCTCCCCTACACAGATGTGACGCCTCTCTCCGCCCCGCGGGCCTATATCGGCGGTCTCACCGCCAAAGCCAAAGTCCAAAGCGGCGCCCTGCTGCTCGACGTCCGCTCTCCGGAGGCCTATGAGGAACGGCACGCCGAAGGCGCGGTGGGTATCCCCTACGCCGAGCTGCTGATGCACACCGGCGACCTGCCGGACGACAAAGGCCGGGAGATTGTCGTCTATGGCACTTCGGCGGCCGAGAGCGCGAAGGCCGCGCTGCTGCTGCGCTACCTGGGGTATGGAAACGTTTTCGACCTGCGCGGACTCGACAACTGGTTCGCACGCCCGTCGGTGACGCTGCCAACCACACAGGCCAATCGTTTTGCGACGCTGCCCATCCGGGCCATTTTCAGCTCCGTGAGCCTCTACGATGACGTGGAACGTCTCTATTCCCTCGGCGCGGATTCGACGATCGGCGACGCGCTGCCCTACCCCGCGGAGGGCATCGCGCTGGAGAGCTCCGACACAGTGAAGGTCTACGCCCTCCACAATGGCACCGTGTACGCCGAGGACGAGGCGTATTATGACGTTTACATCGCCCAGCCGCTGCCGGACGTCACCCCCAATCTCCCGGTCGGCGTCCTCACTTGGACCCGAAATACCACCGGCTGGGGCACGACAAAGGTGAACACTTCCATCAACGGAAATCCGCTCCGCATCGCGGGCCATACGTTCTCGATGGGCATCGGCACGCACGCGCCCGCCGAGATCGAGTTTGCGATTCCGGAGGGCGCCACCCGCTTCATTGCTGTGGCCGGCCCCGACGACGAGGAAAAGAACGACAGTTCTTGGCCGGGCGCCGCCTACACGCAGTATTCTGTCTACATCGACGGCGTGCTCGCGGCGCAGAGCCTCCAGCTCACTATGGACCAGTACCACGTGTTTGACATCGAAATCCCCGAAGACGCCGCCGCGATGCGGCTGTATGTCGATTCGACGGAAGACGGCATGAACTGGGACCACGCCGACTGGGCGCTGGCAGGTTTTGTCACGCCGGAGTTGCCGGTGATTCCGAACTACGAGATCGACGCCTATGTCTCAGACCTCGAGTGGGTGAGCGCGGCGACAGGCTGGGGTACGGTCCGGCGTGACCGGTCGGTGGATAACAATGTACTCTCGATCGGTGGCTACACCTTCGAAAAGGGCATCGGCGCGCACGCCGTCTCCGACGTCGTTGTCGCGATCCCGGAAGGCACCGTGAAATTCGTCGCCGTGGCCGGCTGTGACACCGAGGTCACCGACCGCAATTACTTCACGAACTACGAGGTGATCTTCGACACGGGCGAGAAGTTCGTCAGCCCGGAACGGATGCCGTACGGGTCGTTCCACGTATTTGACATCGACATCCCTGAGGGCGCGGCCACGCTCCGGCTGCACGGTGACGTCGGCGTCACCGGCAGCGGCGGCACTATCAACTACGCCCACACCGACTGGGGCATCGCCGGCTTTATCAAAGCCGACCTCCCCGCGTCCCGCTGA